Proteins from a genomic interval of Chryseobacterium indologenes:
- a CDS encoding AMP-binding protein produces MFNFINFHIYDELEKDLVNVQLGKESLTDTSFGVANTFLNFSISLTGDDMKVVFSLSRMLQSGKTTKDLQYYFDYILNCFRYRAEQEVDKQLLLPATEQEYLIKKLNDTDAGFSKEATLTSCFDKTAEAYPDKIALVALDKEYSYYTLQRWVDRIATLLSNAGVSPGMYVPLMADRTANTVASILAIMKLGAAYVPIDPKMPENRVAMILNDTGATIVVGHQLPVFEFSSEIIFVNTTEASHVTVIEEFPEWSSSSCAYVIYTSGSTGVPKGVPVKHRSVVNLIEGCSQQLGFTADERALQFTNFTFDDVSRSHVFIPIERINFGIAGR; encoded by the coding sequence TTGTTTAATTTTATCAATTTCCATATTTATGACGAACTCGAAAAAGATCTTGTCAATGTACAGCTCGGAAAAGAATCGCTTACCGATACAAGCTTTGGAGTTGCCAATACTTTTCTAAACTTTTCCATCAGCCTTACCGGAGATGATATGAAAGTTGTCTTTTCTCTTTCCAGAATGCTTCAAAGTGGGAAGACAACTAAAGATCTGCAATATTATTTCGATTATATATTAAATTGTTTCCGCTATCGGGCAGAGCAAGAAGTAGATAAACAATTACTTTTACCGGCTACAGAACAAGAATACCTGATCAAAAAGCTCAATGATACTGATGCTGGCTTTTCAAAAGAAGCTACCCTTACCTCTTGTTTTGATAAAACCGCAGAAGCATATCCTGATAAAATTGCTTTGGTAGCACTGGATAAGGAGTATTCCTATTATACATTACAAAGATGGGTAGACCGGATAGCAACCTTATTAAGTAATGCCGGTGTCAGTCCGGGGATGTATGTTCCGCTGATGGCGGATCGTACGGCAAATACGGTTGCAAGTATTTTAGCGATTATGAAACTAGGGGCCGCTTACGTTCCTATTGATCCTAAGATGCCTGAAAACAGGGTTGCCATGATTTTGAATGATACCGGTGCGACGATCGTTGTTGGTCATCAATTGCCAGTGTTTGAGTTTTCTTCTGAAATTATATTTGTCAATACCACTGAAGCTTCCCATGTTACGGTAATTGAGGAATTTCCTGAGTGGTCTTCTTCTTCCTGTGCTTATGTAATCTATACTTCCGGCTCTACAGGAGTGCCAAAAGGAGTGCCTGTAAAACACAGGTCCGTTGTTAATCTTATTGAAGGGTGCAGTCAACAGCTTGGTTTCACAGCAGATGAGCGAGCATTACAGTTTACCAATTTTACTTTTGACGACGTCAGTAGAAGTCATGTTTTTATCCCTATTGAACGGATCAACTTTGGTATTGCCGGAAGATGA
- a CDS encoding TlpA family protein disulfide reductase translates to MENMKKWLRANWSTALLMVVFIILLVNKDAKAWLMRQVASTGLLNSSFSGSKDKNKKITSVENMNLSLKKDDGSVINTAGLKGKVVFINFWASWCPPCRAEFPSIQEFYDQYKSNPDMVFLTVNLDDDSELGKVYMKQKNFTLPFVIPAGHIPTPYFSGSLPTTVVLDKKGKVQLHHQGLADYSKESFYHEIDALLSETN, encoded by the coding sequence ATGGAAAATATGAAAAAATGGTTAAGAGCAAACTGGTCTACCGCTCTTTTAATGGTAGTGTTTATTATTCTTCTGGTCAATAAAGATGCAAAAGCGTGGCTGATGAGACAGGTAGCCTCTACAGGACTTCTCAATTCTTCATTTTCAGGTTCTAAAGATAAAAATAAGAAGATTACCTCTGTCGAAAACATGAATTTATCTCTTAAAAAAGACGATGGTTCTGTGATCAATACTGCCGGTTTGAAAGGGAAGGTAGTCTTTATCAATTTCTGGGCTTCCTGGTGCCCTCCATGTCGGGCTGAATTTCCTTCGATACAGGAATTTTACGACCAATATAAATCCAATCCGGACATGGTATTTCTGACGGTAAATCTTGATGATGATTCGGAATTGGGCAAAGTGTATATGAAACAGAAGAATTTTACACTTCCTTTTGTAATTCCCGCAGGTCATATTCCAACCCCATATTTCAGTGGATCTCTTCCCACTACCGTTGTACTTGATAAAAAAGGAAAGGTTCAGCTTCATCATCAGGGGCTGGCCGATTACAGTAAAGAATCATTTTATCATGAGATTGATGCCTTATTATCGGAAACTAACTAA
- a CDS encoding agmatine deiminase family protein: MQKKKILFSLLPAILLSCSQGDISDPSGNPNPTPGSVVYTMPEESAPHEGTWLQWPHEYQYGTTYRNRLDPTWVAMTKELVQSEKVHIIAYDRYEKDRITDLLNNAGVSLNNIDFKLYETDDFWVRDNGPIYVKDQSGKLFIQDWGFNGWGNKAAFNHCNAIPSKIATATNTPKIDLNSVMINEGGSVEIDGDGVLMACKSSVLNNNRNPGMTQQQAEAIFTKNLGVTKFIWLDGKAGLDITDMHIDGFARFANSSTIITMNPDNLAYWQVPDADIDRLYSATRKNGAPYQFVKIPLTQKDVITTYGKNVGKASYINYYIANNRVLVPNYNDPNDAMANQMIQNLYPDKKVVGIDCRNLFANGGMVHCVTQQQPK, encoded by the coding sequence ATGCAAAAAAAGAAAATCTTATTTTCACTATTACCAGCTATTCTGCTCTCCTGTAGTCAGGGAGATATATCAGATCCATCAGGTAACCCGAATCCTACACCGGGATCTGTGGTGTATACCATGCCCGAAGAATCCGCTCCGCACGAAGGAACCTGGCTTCAATGGCCTCACGAATATCAGTATGGCACAACGTACCGCAATCGGCTTGACCCTACATGGGTGGCGATGACCAAAGAACTTGTACAAAGTGAAAAAGTTCACATCATCGCTTACGACCGCTACGAAAAAGATCGTATAACCGATCTACTGAACAACGCAGGTGTTTCTTTGAATAATATTGATTTTAAGCTTTATGAGACTGATGACTTTTGGGTAAGAGATAACGGACCTATTTATGTAAAGGATCAAAGTGGAAAATTGTTTATTCAGGATTGGGGATTTAATGGCTGGGGAAATAAGGCAGCTTTTAATCATTGTAACGCCATACCTTCCAAGATTGCCACGGCTACTAATACGCCCAAAATCGATCTCAATTCTGTAATGATCAACGAAGGTGGCAGTGTGGAAATTGATGGAGACGGAGTTTTGATGGCCTGTAAAAGTTCTGTCCTGAACAACAACAGAAACCCCGGAATGACGCAACAGCAGGCAGAAGCAATATTTACCAAAAATCTGGGCGTTACCAAATTTATCTGGCTTGACGGAAAAGCCGGACTGGATATTACCGACATGCACATTGACGGTTTTGCAAGATTTGCCAATTCATCAACAATTATTACGATGAATCCTGATAACCTTGCCTACTGGCAGGTACCGGATGCTGATATTGACCGGTTGTACAGTGCCACCAGAAAAAATGGTGCTCCATATCAGTTTGTAAAGATTCCTTTAACTCAAAAAGACGTTATTACTACCTATGGAAAAAATGTAGGCAAGGCCTCATACATCAATTATTATATTGCTAATAACCGTGTATTGGTTCCCAACTACAATGATCCTAATGATGCAATGGCCAACCAGATGATCCAAAACCTGTATCCGGATAAAAAGGTCGTAGGAATTGATTGCCGAAATTTATTTGCCAACGGCGGAATGGTACATTGTGTAACACAACAGCAACCAAAATAA
- a CDS encoding AMP-binding protein, with amino-acid sequence MSEHYSLPILLLTTSVEVMFLSLLNGSTLVLPEDEVLHDPDLFSRLIKTEQISHLVLTPGFLQSLGHIRLSTSLKRIVVGGEECPPALASYWSQYVDFYNEYGPTETTVTATRYKYIQPLKKTPIGKPIQNVSIFVLDELQQLLPAGVQGEICISGEGVTDGYLHRPDLTAHRFIPNEFNTVSGSVMYRTGDIGRWLPDGNLEYEHRADNQVKVRGYRIEPGEIESVLLQHPDIKQAAVLVQKDKHHDNRLIAYVSVTDELPEEQIISYLRTQLPYYMIPAYVQVLPQIPLTISGKVDRNALSIDSPKESESHRIILPVNVMEKMLKDIWVELLGTNEISTDDDFFALGGHSLTTLQLLSRIRSEGYEVQLKEILSHTTIAGQAAFLMNDHKDLIKPEKIVHNEHIRLLNRSSHSQKIFLLPGSNGNCDGYDELADALSPMGAVYGIQMMGVLEGERPLDNMREIAEIQLNWIKEIQPTGPYQFIAHSFGGHALFEMIKQLEQAGEKVEMAAILDISTTLPESFYDAAYVMNFVIGSLIKYRLLTTSEPEWKDDFQHELSTLIAQKKIPNISEMMQSRTLEDLETKGLILRIIDLNIANMMLHYTIEGRVDAPFILIKAMQERVPHEFPALGWENHTRSLQVEEIDGGHFTMLYKNFATEIALLLQQFIVELTE; translated from the coding sequence ATGAGCGAGCATTACAGTTTACCAATTTTACTTTTGACGACGTCAGTAGAAGTCATGTTTTTATCCCTATTGAACGGATCAACTTTGGTATTGCCGGAAGATGAAGTATTGCATGATCCGGATCTTTTCTCCCGGCTTATAAAGACGGAACAGATCAGTCATCTGGTTCTCACTCCGGGCTTCCTGCAGAGTCTTGGGCATATCAGATTGTCTACTTCCCTGAAAAGGATTGTTGTTGGTGGAGAAGAGTGCCCACCTGCTTTGGCCTCTTACTGGTCTCAGTATGTGGATTTTTATAATGAATATGGTCCTACCGAAACTACAGTTACAGCCACAAGGTATAAGTATATCCAACCTTTAAAGAAGACGCCAATAGGCAAACCAATACAGAATGTCTCTATATTTGTTTTAGATGAACTACAGCAATTACTTCCTGCAGGAGTACAGGGTGAAATTTGCATTAGTGGAGAAGGAGTGACGGATGGATATCTGCACCGCCCGGACCTGACGGCACACAGATTTATACCAAACGAATTCAATACTGTTTCAGGTTCTGTTATGTATAGAACCGGAGATATAGGAAGATGGCTTCCGGATGGTAATCTGGAATACGAACACCGCGCAGATAACCAGGTAAAAGTACGTGGTTACCGTATAGAGCCGGGTGAAATTGAATCTGTTTTGCTTCAACATCCGGACATAAAACAGGCTGCAGTCCTGGTGCAAAAAGACAAGCATCATGATAATCGTCTGATCGCTTATGTCTCAGTAACCGACGAGTTGCCGGAAGAACAAATTATTTCTTATCTCAGAACGCAGCTGCCTTATTATATGATACCGGCTTATGTGCAGGTGTTGCCACAAATTCCCCTTACTATTTCAGGCAAAGTAGACCGAAATGCCTTGAGTATTGATTCTCCCAAAGAGTCAGAATCTCACAGGATTATTCTTCCTGTGAATGTCATGGAAAAAATGCTTAAAGATATATGGGTAGAGCTGCTCGGTACCAATGAAATAAGTACCGACGATGACTTTTTTGCGTTGGGAGGCCACTCTCTCACTACGTTACAACTGCTAAGCCGTATCCGCTCGGAAGGATATGAGGTGCAGTTGAAGGAGATCCTTTCTCATACCACAATTGCCGGACAGGCAGCTTTTCTTATGAATGACCATAAAGATCTTATAAAACCTGAAAAAATAGTACATAATGAGCATATCAGGTTGCTTAACAGGAGCAGTCATTCACAAAAAATATTCTTATTGCCGGGATCTAATGGAAATTGTGATGGATATGACGAGCTGGCTGATGCTTTGTCTCCTATGGGAGCGGTATATGGCATTCAGATGATGGGGGTACTGGAGGGTGAAAGACCACTGGATAATATGAGAGAAATTGCAGAAATTCAACTGAATTGGATCAAGGAAATACAGCCCACCGGACCTTATCAGTTTATTGCTCACTCTTTTGGAGGACATGCATTGTTTGAAATGATTAAACAACTGGAGCAAGCCGGAGAAAAAGTAGAAATGGCCGCAATACTTGATATTTCGACAACTTTACCAGAATCTTTTTATGATGCGGCGTATGTCATGAATTTTGTAATCGGCTCATTGATTAAATATAGATTGTTAACCACTTCAGAGCCGGAATGGAAAGATGACTTTCAGCATGAATTGTCAACCTTGATAGCTCAGAAAAAAATCCCGAATATTTCAGAAATGATGCAGAGCCGAACACTTGAAGACCTTGAAACTAAAGGATTAATACTCCGCATTATCGATTTGAATATTGCTAATATGATGCTTCATTATACCATCGAAGGCCGTGTTGATGCTCCTTTCATCTTAATAAAAGCAATGCAGGAGCGCGTTCCTCATGAGTTTCCGGCATTGGGATGGGAAAATCACACAAGATCGTTACAGGTGGAAGAGATTGACGGAGGACATTTTACTATGCTGTACAAAAATTTCGCAACAGAAATAGCTTTACTATTGCAGCAATTTATTGTTGAATTAACCGAGTAA